DNA sequence from the Uloborus diversus isolate 005 chromosome 1, Udiv.v.3.1, whole genome shotgun sequence genome:
ggatgaAGTCAATACTGATGATAAAAAAGTTACTACTAAACTAAAAGTGTTTACTAGCCATTGATGGctaactgaaattttgaattttcatgtcTATCAAAAAATGACTTTTGTTAGTAATCCTTTGACATTCATGATTTTTATATTATCaagttttgattatttaaaaaaaaaaataaatcttaaaacttGACATTTGCTAATCATGAAGGGTGTAGGCGGTTTAGAGTTGTTCGAGTAATGTGCAGTCTGGCATTGTGTTGTTAAAAAAGGACTCTTTGGACATGGGTGCCCATTTACCTAAAGCAACTGTCACTTCCAATGgggtaaataagttttaaaatgactCTTAATCTACGTTAAAAATTGATGAATTGATGAGAGCCAGCTTTGCTGGGTCCAGAGCTGGTCATTACTTTTGTATTTACGTATTTTTCCCCACAGATACTAATGTCTAtcaagtatttttgatcaacattaaaaaaataatgaattatacCGTATGATAACTtcctgcttaaaaaaaaagatgtctgatttttttctctttcattttagaGCTATACAGTTTTGATTAAACGTGCTCCTGGATTAGAAACCCAGCCCGGCGTATTAGAAAGGCGTTATTCTGACTTCTTGAActtatttcagatttttaagaaaaggtatccAACTCTTTTGGGGGACTTTCCTTTCCCCAAAAAGGCTCTGCTGGGGAATTTCACAGCAGATGTCATAACAGAAAGAAGTGTTGCTTTCCAGCATTTTTTGGCTTTTTCCTACTCTGTCAGGGAACTGAGGCAATCATTGGAGTTGGCTGAGTTTCTTTATAACCGAGAAATTCAAGAGGCCCACAGTATGATGAAGCTTGGACAGTTTGAAGATTCCTCTGTGCTGCTTGAGAATGTTTATTttgttcaagaaaaaatacttgacCAAGGTCACTTTTCTATATATTATACTTTGTGTGTTTTGATAGCTTGTCTCAATGCAGTGGATAACGTGACTGAAGCACAGAAATATGCTGAAATTGCTTTGTCTTTTGCTGCAAATCATGAAAGAACTGAGCTTACGGTTCCATTATTAGTTTTAGCTGTAAGGTTATGGTGGGCAGTTGGAAAAGACAAGAAAATGCTTGAAACACGTTTGCAAGAAATGAAATATGCTGGTGTTAATATTGATAAACAACCCACACTTCTTGAGCTTGTGTTACATCGG
Encoded proteins:
- the LOC129233091 gene encoding sorting nexin-21-like, with product MLGRLLANNDEEKASSLDDDFDDSGLSEIVGGKLTFNDGENAGSSVDKFRSWSNVSGIPSELSPRKSSQRVIFEIVSAKTVTEAKKKYVSYTVLIKRAPGLETQPGVLERRYSDFLNLFQIFKKRYPTLLGDFPFPKKALLGNFTADVITERSVAFQHFLAFSYSVRELRQSLELAEFLYNREIQEAHSMMKLGQFEDSSVLLENVYFVQEKILDQGHFSIYYTLCVLIACLNAVDNVTEAQKYAEIALSFAANHERTELTVPLLVLAVRLWWAVGKDKKMLETRLQEMKYAGVNIDKQPTLLELVLHRECPLKA